Genomic DNA from Panthera leo isolate Ple1 chromosome A1, P.leo_Ple1_pat1.1, whole genome shotgun sequence:
tgggggcacttgggtggctcagtcggatttaagcatccgacttcagctcggttcatgacctcacagtctgtgagttccagtcccacctcaggctctacactgagtatGCAGACCCTGCAAGATTAGCAGTTTTGTTATCAGAGGGTTTCAGGATTTCTGGTCCACCTTTGTACAGAGCACTCtggatttattctttaaaaaaattagtttgttaatttttttctaattacaaaaaCAGTATATACTTGCgattaaatatttgtagaaagcCCTCAAACCATGAAACTCAGGAACAAGAAACAACCTGTAACCATTGTTAACGGGTTGGCATGTAAGACAAATTGTTttgtctttcccttcctcctgccaaAAAATCATGAATCTTCTTTCTGCACAGAAAGGAGTAAAAAAGGTACTTTTTCATCAAGTCTGTACAGTTTTTGTAAGCCACGGTGTTGTTCAAATAAAGGATCCATGCTTGTGTCTTACTCAGCCCCTCTGTCTTCCCCCTGCAGAGAACCGCCTGATTCCTACGGAGTTACGCAGGGAGGCTCTGGCCTTACAGGGATCCCTGGAGTTTGATGATGCCGGTGGTGAAGGTGAACTGTCCTGACACTGGGCCAGCTTTTCTCCCTGCACTTGAGCCTGCTGGCTTCCATGTCATTCCTCAGACACCTTGAAGGAAAGGCTCTGCAGCTCCTGCTCCCAAAACTCTCCCAAGTGCCCTCATGGCTCTGCACAGATGGCACCTCAGAACAGCTCTTCTTTACTGCTCccaattccatttatgtaacacaTACAATATTATCCCACTTTCTGTTTTGTCTGTTGTTTCCCTTACTAGAATAGGAACTCTGCCAGGGCAAGACAGtgtccattttgttcactgcCATGTCCCCGGCTCCTGGTACTTCCTTGGCATCCACATGTTTCATTCGTTGCgttattcaacagatattaaaGGTATCAAAGACATAAATTTTTGTTATGAAGGAAAGGAGTCTGTTACCTTTGGCCTAACAATCTGGACTTGTGCTAGTATGGTAGCAACTAACCCTGTgtgataaatataattaaaatgaactaaaattaaatcatatttaaaaacttaGTGCCTCAGTCACACTTGTGTTTGTGATCAGTGTGGCTGGGGAGCCACCTTCCTGCCCAGTGCAGGTGTGGAGCATTTTCATTGTCGAAGGTGTTACCAGACAGCATTGCTCTAGACAGATTCACGCTCCCTCAAGTTAGCGTTTTACTTCCCAAGGCGATGTACTGTTCTTGCCCCTCATGCTCCTGACAGGTGTGACCAACCACATGGATGATGAATATCGATGGGCAGGGGTTGAGGATCCTAAGGTCATGATCACTACCTCTCGAGATCCCAGTTCTCGCCTGAAGATGTTTGCAAAGGTACCAGTAGTGGGGAGCAAGTGGGAGATGCTAAGGCACTAGTGGTCCCAGTCCTAATTCTAGTGTGTTCGTGTGCAGGAGCTGAAGTTGGTGTTCCCGGGTGCCCAGCGCATGAACCGTGGCCGGCATGAGGTGGGGGCTCTGGTGCGAGCCTGCAAAGCCAACGGGGTCACTGACCTGCTGGTTGTCCATGAGCATCGAGGCACACCTGGTAAGTCTGGTGGGCAGGCACCAAGGTGTCTGCTGGGGTTGCTGGGGTGACGGTCTGAGAGCAGAGTGGGTCTCTGACGGCCTGCCTGGCCCCGCCAGTGGGGTTCATTGTCAGCCACCTGCCCTTCGGCCCCACTGCTTACTTCACACTGTGCAATGTGGTCATGCGGCATGACATCCCTGACCTGGGAACCGTGTCAGAGGCCAAGCCTCACCTCATCATGCATGGCTTCTCCTCCCGCCTAGGCAAGCGGGTGAGTCTGGGTCCAAAgggtgagggctgggggcagggagttCCAGGCTGGGCATTTGCcgctctccttccctctgaccCAGGTCTCTGACATACTCCGTTACCTGTTCCCTGTGCCCAAAGATGACAGCCACCGGGTCATCACCTTTGCGAACCAAGATGATTATATCTCCTTCCGGTGGGTCCATGGGCTGGCCTTAGAATGGTGTCCTGACTTTTGTGTCCCTCTGCTGTTTATTGTCGACCCACATCTGCCTCGTGTCTCCCCtcatccctgccctgcctcccctcgCCCCAGGCACCATGTATATAGGAAGACCAACCACCGCAGTGTGGAGCTGACTGAGGTTGGGCCTCGCTTTGAACTGAAGTGTGAGTTTGGGGCTTTACTCTACTTCTGGTCAGGGATGGGGAGGAAGTCTGGCAGTATAGATGACAATGTTCCAATCTCCATCCCCCCAGTGTATATGATTCGCCTGGGCACGCTGGAGCAGGAGGCCACCGCAGATGTGGAGTGGCGCTGGCACCCGTATACCAACACCGCACGCAAGAGGGTCTTTCTGAGTGCTGAGTGAGCCCACTCACTGAAAAGGACATAGACCTGGatcctggaggaagggaggggtcaGAATAAAGTCTGTGTGCCACACTACCACATTTGTCTCTGTGTGGTCAGGACAAGCCCACTGTCAGGCTGAATGTGAGGGACAGTGTTCCTGGGGTCCCCTCGGGGGGAACCTGACAGCTCAGGGACATTTTGAGGCCTGGTATTGATATTGTGTGTAGGACGAGGCAGGCCCATCCTGCTGGCTTGTACCTTAGCCATAGGGAAGGTTTGGGAGATTTGATGCTGCTGTGACTGGAAAGTCAGAGGCCCTCTGAGAACTCATCTCAGACTGGGGATGGACAGTGGTACGGGTTTTACACAGAATGTTCGTGAAGACAGCATGCACCCAAGCAACAACCTTCGGAGAGAAATCCATCAAACCACAATGGGGCGGCCTGAGAACAAGTCAGGCAGGGGCATGGAGAGTGGAGAGCTACAGGGTAGCGTGAAGCAGCAGGGGCCATCTGGATGATCCGTGTAAAGACCCTGAGCTGGACGTACTCATGAGGGTCCCAGGAGCAGGAGTGgcctagtggggggggggggggggggggcttgaggGGGGCTGGTGATAGGACCTCACGTGATGTTTGTGGCTTTTGCCTCCACTCGTGAATCCAGAGGCTTCTGGAGCCTCTCTCACCTTGCCATCGCCTCGGTTCATGAAGAATATGCCACTAAAGTTTTTGTGTAAGTTACagaaattccaaaatatatacaaagcagagtagtataatattttatgttagtTTCCAGGGGCTACTGTCACAAATtgccataaactgggtggcttaaaacaacaaattcatttaaattctggagaccagaagtcagaTTAAGGTGTTGGTTGTATTCTCAACCCCTCCTCCGTtacttgccttttccagcttctggtggctgccaaCAATCCTTAGTGTTCTTTGGCATGTGATTGCAGCATTGTGGtttctgcctttgtcttcacatgATCTCTACTGTCCGTGTCCTTTgtgtcttttataaggacacttgtcattggatttataGCCCATCAGAAaatcaagggttttttttaacatttatttttgagaaagagagaaagaacgtgagttggggaaggacagagagagggagacacatccggagcagctccaggctcagctgtcagcacagagcccgacatggggctcaaacccacaagccatgagatcatgacctgaagtccgatgcttaacggactgagccacccaggtgctccttattttttaatagcaCAGAAGTCTCACTTAGAACAGCTGCCTTTGTGCTGAGGGCCAATTTTCAGCCAGGGACAGGCAGAAAATAAGATGCAAAGTATTTAGTATTCCCTTCATTGTGAGTTTGTGCTAAAATTAGCCTTCAAGTGTAATTGTTTCAAGTTCCTGAGAAAATCCACACAGGCTCACTGGTAGTGGAGGGCTTTAGACCATTGGGTGTGTGTTTTGCTTATCAGCTGCATTCAGCCATTGGGATGAGTGGTATAAATGTTAACTTTTGTAATGTTAAGTATCCAAGTTAATGGAGGATACTCAGTAAGCAGGGAGGCATCCTCCTCGGGCCTGCCATGTCTGCAAGAGgtacagggagatacagaaaacAGGAAGGGCAGGAGCCCCACACCTACTGAAGGTGAGGCATGAGGACACGCAGTTGTTTGAATggcaccccctccctctcccctccccccccagtaTGGCCACAGCCTAATTCTTAGCgcctgtgaatatgaccttatttggggaaaaaaaggtctttgcagatggggGGATAATCCAAGTTAATGTTAAGTCCTGTTTTCCCTGGAAAAACATACTGTGCTGGTGGAAGAACCTGTGAGTAAAGTCTTTTCAGATGGCAGTTTGGTAGGTTTCTTAGCATTTAAAATGTGGTTCTACTTCTTGAGTCACCATGCTAGGGTCAAAAATGGTCCCTGTGATGCTGCTGAGGACAGTTTAGGCCTGAATGTTAGGCCTGGACAGCTTTACCTGGATGTTTGACCAGGGGAGCTTGTAAAGTTTGTCAATAAAATAACAGTAGTTAAAATAAAGCAAGAGACAAGTTAGGGGAAACGTCCACTGTAGCACTTGTGTATTGCACAGATAATATCTGAGGACTCAGGGATCCTTCAATTTGACGCATGGTACAGCAATTAAAGGGATATTTGTGCATCTTTTGTTTGACTTTTCTAGAAAATCAGTTAATAAATTATACAGTTTTGAAATGTGAAGGACAAGAGAGGAGGCAGAAGTGGGTGTGGGCTTTTGGTGCCTACCATTTGGAGCATCTCTCCTGGCCAGGGAGCAGTGGCCCAGGGAGAGCAGAGGGCTGTTGGGCTCAGGAAACGCCGTTTCATGTCTGCAACTGATCTTCATGTTCTAGTATTCTTCTCAATATTCAGAAATAATAACATGTGGCGAATCCAAGTCAAGGGCATGAGAGATCCGTGCTCTGTTCTTGtaacttttatatataaatgagaCATTTCAAAAGTAGAAGTTTTAAAGGAATTACTGCTAATCTTATTGAATGACAATATTGGAGTTCCTTTAGAAAATGTTTCGTTAGTTTTTAGAGACATGGTGAAGTATTTGGAGGTGAAATATCAGCTGGATAACTTGCTTGAAAATGCTTCAGGAGAGGGGGGAAAAGTAGCTAAAACAAAATACTAATTGTCATATTTAGCAGAGGGTTTGTTACATTCTTTCTACTTTGTTgtatgtttcaaatttttcacaGTAAAggcttaaaaggaaaataattaaaaatgcctTCTGTTGttatttaaagcatatttttaagttattgaaAATCTTCAAGCAAAAAAATTGAGGTGTGAAAATAAAAGGTAACTTCAGATACAATGAGGTTAATAGGCCAGCAGGGGGTGTTCTCACCCCCAACCATTCCTTGTTAACTGCAGACCCAACTGGAAGAAAAACCTTTTAAGTCCCTTGCTACTTTAGCTGCTGGTTTGCTATTCCCCACCATCCTCTTGCAGGAGAAAGGTTTTCTACTAccctggcaacagcccagccaatgagagacagtcacaactcagccaatgaaaagccactatacTTTGAACTCCCAGTTTATTTGCATGGACTTTTTGTTTAGAGCACCCCTCCCAACTTCCCATTTTCCTCTGTAAAAGAGCATTccattcctctcctttgttctctggactTTCCTATGGTTTTGACCGATCGTGCTTGTCTTGGATTACAGTTCCCTACTATTCCCAGATAAACCCATTTTTTGTTGGtaaataactggcagttttaaAGTTAACAAAAGAGACATGCTAAACAGTAATGGTGATTGAAAGCCATGGAGAGGGccaaggggtggggaagaagaggagagagaatgtattcatttttcacttttaggCATTGGTCCACCAGATTGGCTGCAGTGAACATCATGCCCACTTTCCCTTATTCTCCCTTATTTCCTTAGGGCacattcctagaagtggaatttctgatCCAAGGAGATGCATAAGTGTAGTAAGCCTTTTGATATTTGCTACCAGAAAGTTTGTAGCAGGAGACCATTTTTACcagattggcaaagatgaaaaagtttcAGTATGGTTCATACTGTGGGGAATTGAGTATTGAATAGATGCAAAGCTTTAAGGGGAAATTTCATAATTTCGACTTTGATCCAGTGGCCAGACCTGGGAATGTGCCTGACCTGCACACCCTGTGCACAGTGGTCACCATGCAACCATCTGCACCATTGTTTCTAGCACAGGGAAACGGCCTAGGTGTCCATCAGTAGTACTAATTACATAAATTAGGATGCATCCACAGAGTGAAACACTGCAGCCACAGAAGAACACCTCAAGATAGAGTGTTAAGTAAAAAGCATGGTGAAATGCCATATGTGATATGTTATGGGTTTGCAAAATAAAGGGCAAGGGCCCTGTGCTGGTGTATGAACTGCATTATCTCTAGGAGGGTAAACATTCAAATGGTGCCTTGCAGAAGGGAACCAGTGCACTGGgatccagggaggagagagacttTACTTCAGTGCTGTGAGTAgacatttcatttacttcttgACCACTTTTGTGAGCTCCCTTCTGGGTTCCCTGCCCACTTTTCTTTGGAGTGCAGGAGAGGCACTTTGATTTGTTCTGATTGGCTTCAGGAGTTTAAAGATGTTGGAAATACTTCTCTAAAACTGACACTTCTTTAAGTTGTAAAAGGAACACAccctcatgtttaaaaaaaatacagaagtgcACAGTGAAAAATAAGCCACCTTCCTACTCCCCATGACCCCAACTATCCAGCCGTATTCTCCAGAAACGATTGACTATTGccttaaaagatatatatattattaatatatgtaatatacatattatatagatatgtgttatatattatatagatagatatagatattatatatatatatataatctgtctACcgtctatatacctatatatctatatatagacatatatatctaGGGATCATCCTGTGCACACCATTCTGAAACTTGGTGTCTTTCCCTTTAATAATCTCTTTAGGATACCTCTAGGTTATCAGAGATACCCAGTACACGTGAATCCACTTACTATTTAATGGATGCGCACTCAAGTTGTTTCCTATTTTTACTCTCAGAAATCTTGCTTCAAAACATCATTGAACATACTTCTGTGTACATTTATGTGAGTATATCTGATGAATAAATTCCTGCGAGTggaattttgtctttaaaatgatcATAGATGCTGCTGAATTGTCCCCCACGAGGCTGTCCCAGCCACTGTCAGTAGGTCTGTTTCTGTGTCCTTGCCAGTACTGAGTACTATCAGACTTATCAACATAAGCCAAGCTCTAGATACAAAATGACTTGTAGTTCTTTAATTATGACAGGTGTTGTGCATCTTGTCAAATACTATTGggaatttgtatgtgtgtgttctctgTGAACTGTTAGCTCTCCTTCTCTATAGAAATGACTGTTCACCTCTGTAttgattgttttaaatatttaattgtgcAAAATTTCAAGCGTAAGAGCAAGAGAGGACCATATCGTAGCCCCTCTCAATGTTGGCCAGTCTGGTTTCCTTTGTAGCCCCACCTACTCCCTATATCCACtccactcatttattttgaaacaaatcctAGACACCATGTTATTTTATCCATGAATATTTCTgcatatatttctaaaagataacAAGAATAACAATACCATATTATACCTAAAAAAACaattattccaaatatatattttatatattccaaatatgttattttaaatatccaGTTACTGCTCAGTTTTCCCTGATTACAGTATGTTAGTTTGAACTAGGATCCACATTAGGCCCATTCGTTGCAAATGATTACAAGtcatttgtcattctttttttaaacagctctattgagatataattcatacatCACACAGTTAACCCAaagtatacaattaaaaaatacaattaaactTCTTCTATTATCTTCACAGGGTTGTACAACCATCGCtctagttttagaacattttgtttCTCCGACAAGGAACCCCGTCCCCATAAGctgtcactccccattcccctccaACCATCccttcacccccagcccctcGCAACCACTAATGTACTTTTGGTCCATAGACCTATTGTGggtatttcatatgaatggaatcatacaacatgtggtgTTTTTGTGACTGCCTTCTTTTATTTAGCAGTACACTTTCAAAGTTTACCCCTGTTGTCAGtactccatttctttttggtgctGAATAATGTATGTGTATGCCACATTTATCACTTTATGAAATTTGGGTGGTTTCTACTTtggagctattatgaatagtgccgCCATAAATACTTGTGTATACATCCTAAGTCTCTAGTAACCTATAGGATTccctgtttttaatcttttctctgaaatatattCAATTATTCAATTAGGACACTGGTTTATTTGTCTTGTAGAGTTTCCACAGTCTGATCTTGTTCCTGCTGTGTCACTTAATATTTTCCTATGCCTTTATATTTCCTTTGCATTAACATCTAGATCTAAAGGTTCGGTCAGATACAGGTTTAAATCTTGTTGGCAGGAATGCTTGTGTTCTTTTACCAGGAGGCTGATAACGTGTGTCTTTTTTTGATGTTAGCAGACATTAATATCATTGCCTAGCTTTATTAATTCACTAGAGATTTCAAACCTGGTGGctatttttcagtaaatatgaaATCTTTCTTGCATTAtaatttcaagttcattttttgctAGTATGTAGGGAAGTGATTTCTGTGTGCAGAGTTTATTTCCTCCACAGACATGCACTAGCATCTGGAGATCACTCTAGGTGATGGAGATAACCAGGCTCTGTCCTGGAAGAAGTGGGGCTGGCCTGGGAAAGTTggtataaacattttaaggatgtcatttttaaagatgaggaagagggcttcccccctccctctctaaagCAGAACAGCAGGGCAGTTCCGAGGACAAAAACAAGCCCTCCACAGAGAGATCATGTGGGTTGGCAGCAGGACTGAGAAAGGATAAGGTGGCTTTCTCCCTGGGCTGTGTTTCCTCAGCTCTGAGCTGCCGCTCTTTGCCCCATAAAGGGACCAGGAGAGATCCTCAATTCAGAACAATGAAATCCAAAACCGCTGAGGAAAGTTCAAGGAGACTAACAAAAGCCCTTCCAAAGGTACTTAGCTACAGTCACTGGTGGGCACAAGCTGCCCCTCCCATTGGAGACAGTGTCATTTTTCCTGTTTGCTAAATGCCACACTGTGGCTAGACCAACAGGTCAGCCCACCCAGCctgcaggttttttgtttttttgttttttgtttttttaacgtttatttatttttgagacagagagagacaaagcatgcacgggggagggtcagagagagggagacacagaatctgaaacaggctccaggctctgagctgtcagcacagagcccgacgcggggctcgaactcatggaccgcgagatcatgacctgagccaaagttggctgcttaaccgactgagccacccaggcgcccctgcaggttTTTAACAGGAGCAGTGGGagaattttttcaacgttttctgccctttttttgCCTATCAAAAGGGAGCCAGAGAAGAACTGTAAAGTAGTATTATCAATAGTCTCAGTGCATCTGCCACCAAACTGCCAGGGTTAAGGCGATATCCACTATGTTTCTCCATTGTGAAGTTACCATTTTCCCCCTTGCAACATCAGCTCAGCCTGGGTTCCTCACAGCGTCAGGAAAACTTCTGCAGGCACCCTCCAGCAACCAGTCCACTTAGCTCTGTTGAGTGGCCAGTCAGTGAGCACTCTGAGCTGGCAAACCGGCAGACCCGCATGTGGCATGTGGGCGTCGCAACACTCGGGACCTTCAGAGGCACTGCCATCTGCTCCCACTGCATGGGACTGTGACCAGTAGCGTGAACAAAAGGGCCACTAGCAGCAGTAAATCCCACTGTAAGAACAGCGTGTGCAATGctctgggggaagagagaggtgagGCAGGGCTACCAGAGGAGCTCTCAGGGGTCTTCCCACCCTCCACACCCAGCCTGAGCTGAGCAGCTGGCAAGCCAGGAGCATTTGGATGTttggagagacaggaagagacggTCGGGAGGCCAGGCAAGTTCAACAGTGACAGGGGGGCATGGAGTGGGGGTGAAAAGTGCAGCCAAAAAGACCGACAGCCAACCCAGCTGGAAGCACGTCAGGTGGGCCAGTCTCAGCCACTTCTATTCAGAAGCCATAAGATTTCAAGCCACATAGAAAGATCCCCAAATGGACAAACATACAGACCCttggatagacagacagacttCTAGATGGACAAAATCCCAGGGAGACAAACAGACTCCAGAGGGACAGACAGCCAGACAAATGGACATATTCTTGAACAAACGGGAAGACACCCAGCCAGACATCCAGAAAGACCTGTGGTCAGACACATGGACACCCCCAGCTCCAGCCATTTGGAAGATGACCACAGCCAACCGAAAGAAAATATCCCTCAAGGACAGACACCTTCCCCACAAACGGACAAACAGACACTACCCCAGCAGAGAGATACCCACCTACCCAATCAACTAGCCAGCCAAACCTCAGCTTTAGCTTCTACAGTCTTAAGTTCTGCCGGTAAAGACAGACTCCAGCCTATGAAAAAGCCAGGCCCTCAGCAGGATAAAAGATACATCCCCACCAAGCCAGCTGGATGGACAGACAACTGTCAAGTCAGGTAGACAGACAGATACACCCCCGCACACATGCTGGACAAACAGACCCTCAGTCACTAGTCAGACAGAAGATCTCCAGCTAGCCAGACCCCAGCTTCTGggtcagcctccctgcctcccagtcaCCATCA
This window encodes:
- the IMP4 gene encoding U3 small nucleolar ribonucleoprotein protein IMP4, which produces MLRREARLRREYLYRKAREESQRAAQEKKEKVRRALEENRLIPTELRREALALQGSLEFDDAGGEGVTNHMDDEYRWAGVEDPKVMITTSRDPSSRLKMFAKELKLVFPGAQRMNRGRHEVGALVRACKANGVTDLLVVHEHRGTPVGFIVSHLPFGPTAYFTLCNVVMRHDIPDLGTVSEAKPHLIMHGFSSRLGKRVSDILRYLFPVPKDDSHRVITFANQDDYISFRHHVYRKTNHRSVELTEVGPRFELKLYMIRLGTLEQEATADVEWRWHPYTNTARKRVFLSAE